The nucleotide sequence GGAACGGCATCCTCGAGACCAATGGCACCACGTCGGACGAGCCGTACTTCGTCCGCGTCCGTTACACCGACACGCCGCGCGACGCGCAGGCGTCCGCACGCATCTCCTGCACGCCCAACCTGCTCGCCTGGCGTTTCCTCATCGAGAACCAGGACGACACGCAGCAGGACTTCATCGGCGGCGGCTGCGACAACGACCAGTTCCTCGACTCCGGTGAGAACATCACCTACTCGGTTACCTTCCTGAATTCGAACCGCGACCAGGACTTCTCGGACGTGTCGGCGACGCTCACCGCCGGTGGGCCGGGCGCTTCGGCGATCCGGGTGCTGAACTCGCCGCAGTCGATCGGACACCTGCCCGCCGGTCAGATCTCCGGCGTGACCTTCGCGCTGCGCGTGGACCCTGCGGCGCTGGGCGCTGTGGCCGTAGCGAACCGGGTGGTGGATCTCACGGTCACGCTGCAGTCGACGTCGGGTCAGATCCAGCTTCCGCGCCAGGCGTACACGTTCCGCCACGCCCTGAACTCGGACAACGAGACATTCCACTATTCGACCGATTTCCCGGGGGGCGGGCGGGAGATCCGCGACTTCAACAGGAATCTCCAGATCGACCGGCCGGACATCACCGACCCGTTCCTGGGAATCGTCAACCCGGACGAGGACATCACCTTCAGCTCGATGTTCATCCCCGGGACCGCGGGCGGCCTCGTCACCAACACCCTCGGCGAGGACCTGAACGGTAACGGTATCCTGGACGGCGGGGAGTTCGACGTCATTCCGAACGGAGTGCTCGACAAGGGTATTCTGTTCTCGAGCACCGGACCGACACCGACCGCCGCCGGGGACAAGGTGCCCTGGAGCTTTGATCTCAACAGCGGCGGCTGGAATGGCTTCCGGCACCCCTCCAGCCGGCCCGGGCCGACCGCCCGATCGCTGACCTGGGAATACGTGACCTTCGGGCAGTGCGGCTTCCAATCGGCCATTCGGGATCTCGTCGACCCCAACCTTGCCGGGTTCCAGAACAACGGGGCGGGCATCTGGCACACAGGGGACGGCGATCCCACGACCCCCGGGACCGGCAACAACTGCGACACCTACATCCTCGCTGCGAACCCGGCGACACCTCCGTCGGCCGAGTTCATCGAGGACTTCCTGGTGTCGCCGATCATCGCCAAGGTGCACCAGACGCTCGACGGCCGCAACCTCCCCTATTCCGCCGAATTCCAGCGCCTCGGCTTCAATCTCAACATCGAGACGTTCGACTCCCTGACCGGCGGCAGCTTCAACGTCGACAACAACGTCGACGACGACACCGGGGCGTGTCTCATGTGCCAGGAGTTCGATCTCGCCTACGGCGGCATCGACTACCAGGTCGGCTTCTTCGGGGCCACCGGCGACTTCGGGTTCGATTCCTCGCAGAAGAACGCGACGCGCACCTTCGGGAACACGACCGACCCGAACGGTTCGGTCGCCGCCAACAAAGTGGACGGCGACGAGACCGGGTTCAGAGGGTTCGTCTCGGTCCCGACCCGCACCTCCCCCATGCCGAGCGCTCCGCCGGACCTGCTGCCGTACCCGCTTTCGACCGCGCCGGTGATCCAGTCGTGCCTGCAGCAGCCCTGCAGGGATTGGGACAACGGCGCCAACGGCCCCGTGCGCAACGTCGATTTCACCCTGGTCGGCTACGCGGGCGGCTTCGTCTATTCGGTGACCGGGCAGGGCGGGCCGTCGGGCGCGGTGACCCCCTTCAGCGTCAACCCGGGGGTGCGCTGGGAGATCGGCATCGGCTTCTACAACGTGGAATTGGAGGGGGCGACCGCCGACTATGGCATGGGCATCGACGACGTGGTGTTCGAGTGGGACGAGCGGCACCCGGTTGACGAGGCCCAGTTCGTCCCCCCGCATACCCCGGCCTGCAACCGCTTCCTGAACCGTTGCACTCTGACGGGCGTGGCCTGCACCAGCAACGCGCAGTGCACGGGCGGCGTGAACGACACGTGCCAGTTGAGCGGCTCTGCGGCCGGCGGGCAGTGCGCGACGCTGTCGGTCGACAGGAGCGTCCTCTATGAATGCAACGACTCCCTGACCGTCACGGTCAACGACCCCAAGCGTGCCGGCGTGGGCTCGGTGCAGGTGCTCGCTGCGTCCAACAGCGACGCCCGCCTGTTCAGCACGGGGGTGGTGACGGCGCTCCATCCGCATGAGTCGTTCACGATCCCGGAGGTTCCGGCGAATTCCGGTCTGTTCACGGGGACGGTCACGGTGAGCCAGTCCCTGAACGAGCCCGGGCTCCTGTACGTGTCCACGAGCGACACCCAGCTCATCTTCTACTACCTGGACCCCGGGTGCGATGCGAACGGCAACGGCACGACGGGACAGACCGATTTCGACAACCTCGACGGTGACGGTGTCGCCTTCAACGCCGACAACTGTCCGTTCGACTACAACCCGCTCCAGGAGGACGGCACCTGCACGGCCGGCACGAACTCCGGCAAGCCGTGCAGGGTTGCGGCCGACTGCGGGACCGGCGGCGTCTGCCTCGTGGACGGTGACGGCATCGGCTCGATCTGCGACAACTGCCCCGGCAATACCAACGTCGACCAGAAGGACTCGGACGGCGACGGCGTGGGAGATGCCTGCGACCTCGACGACATCGACTTCGACGGGGTCGTGAACTCGCTCGACAACTGCCCGGACGTCTACAACCCTCTCCAGACTCTGGCGCAGGGGAGCACCACCAGGGGGGCGGCGTGCAATCAGAACGGCGACCGGGACGGGGACGGCGTCCAGGACCGTCTCGACAACTGCGTCCGGACTGCGAACACGAACCAGCATGACGCGGACGGCCCGGACGGGATTGGCGACGCCTGCGACGGCGACTGCGTCGGAGCGGTCAAGACCACGCTGGCGACGGGCTCGTGCAGCCGCTCCAGCGACATCATCTGCACGACGAACAGCCAGTGTCCCGTGAGCGGCGTGTGCGCGGAGAATATAAAGAACATCTGCACGAGCAGCACGCAGCAGTGCACCTGCATCAAGACCTGCAGCCTGTCGGCTGTGATCTGTACTACGGACACGGACTGCCACGGTGGCGCGGGCGACCTGTGCGGCGTCGAGACCTGCGAGAGGCAGGGCATCACCAACAGCGGGAGCTGCGGGCTAGTCAACGACGACCTCGATACCGACGGCGTCCCCGACGCCCTCGACGACTGCCCGACGATTCCCAACCCGGCGATCATCCCGAACACCAACCGCCAGGCCGATCAGGACAACGACGGGGTGGGGGATGCCTGCGATTCCCCCTTCATGGTGGACGGCGACAACAACGGCATCCCGGATGACGCCCTGTCATTCGCCCTGCTGGCGAACTGCGGCCGGGTGGCGCTGCCGAACATCGTCGTCGAGGCGGCCATGGTGCACGACATCAACGGCGACGGCGACGCATTCTGCGACAGCGGCGAGAAATGCCGGATGACCATTGCGGTGCGCAACGCCGGTCCGTTCCCGTTGACCGACGTGACCCTCTTCCTGGCGACGGACGATAGCGACATCCAGTGCGTCAGCAAGCCGTCCATGGTGGTCGGCTCTCTGCCGGTCGGCGTGACCCTCGACACATCCACACTACCCGGCGGCCTGGGGTACTTCGAATACACCGTCTCGGCCTCCACGCAGACGACCTCCTCCGCCAACCCGGCGAGGGGGGACTTCACCCTCAGCCTGAGCTCGCGCGAGGCCCGCGGGACGACCCGAAAGGTCGGCATCTCGACCCTCCTGGATCTGGACCTCCCGACCGGAGCGGTCGTGACAGCCCAGCCCAGCAATCGTCCGGGCGTTCCCGCCGGCACGCTGGTCGAGGACTTCGACACCGACTTCGACGGCAACGGCAAGGTGGATCTGAGCGACGGGCGCAACCTCCAGCTCAACGACACGTTCGGATACACGGTCGGGTCGGCGCTGGGCGGTCTGAACTCGCTCGCCGGCATCGGCTGCTTCGGGTATCCAATCCCGCCAGCCGACAACGAGTGCAGTATCCAATCGGACAACGACATGGACTGGCACATCCACTGCCCCGTTGGAGAATGCGACGCGCCACACGTGGTCGGGTCAAGAACCGACCTGATGCGGACGCCTCCGGACGGTGTGATGGCGTTCTCGGGCAGAAACTCGCTGCATTGGGGACGCCACGTTGATTTTTCGCGACGTCTGTCCGACACGACGTCGTTCCGCGCCCTGGCCGCGTACACCACGAACCCGATCAACCTGACGCCGCTGCCGGTGGGGACGGACCTGCTGCTCTCCTTCTACCACATCGCCGACATGATGGATAACAGCCAGTCGAACGTCCATACCGGCCAGTCCCAGGACTACGGCGACGTCCAGATCCGCTCCGACAGGAACCCCGATCCGACCCCGGGATCGGGGGACGACTGGGGACCCTGGGACAAGCTGGTCCCGTTCGAGAACGTCTACGATCACACGCCGTACGTCTGGAGCCAGTACGGCAACGTGTTCTACTGCAACTTGACGCCGACAGACACCGGTTCGGCGCCGCCCGCGCCAAGGGGCGTCCACGAGACGATGTGCTACCCGCTCGGCGTCTGGTCGCACTGCGGCAACGCCTGGGGCACAGGCTCGACGATGAGCTGCCCGGGTCCCGGCGTCCAGGGGTCTCTGGCGCCGCCGAGCGGTGCCCTGTGGGTGAGCAGCAAGTTCAACCTGTCGAACTACCTGGGCGCGCGCGTCCAGATCCGCTGGATCGCCCAAGGCTGGGAGTTCGACAATAGCGGAACGTCGCAGGACTACCAGACGTATGGCTGCGGCGGCGGCTCGTGCTGGCAGGACAGCCTGAACGAGGACGGCTGGTGGATCGACGACATCCGCATCACGGGTGTGATCACCCAGCAGGTAGTGCCGGTGGGCGATATCAAGGCGCCGCCAGCCTCGACCTGCCCGGTCACCCCGGCGGGCAAGTGCGACCCGACCCCGGGCGACAAGGGTCTCGTCGTCGCCCTCACGGCCGACGACGCCAACCACAACGGCATCTACGAGAATGGAGAGAGCATCACGTTCTCGACGGCCGGCACGACCAATCCTGGCGGCTGCGTGGACGGCGAAGTGCAGTACCGCGTCCTGAAGAACGGCGCCCTCTTCCACGATTACTCCGGGAATCCGACCTTCAAGGACTCCCCGACGGGCGACGCCACGTACCAGGTCCTGGCGCGCTGCACGAGCAACCCGGCGTGCACCACGCTCACCGGCACCAGCATGACGATCAGGGTCTACACCGGGGACGGCGCCGACATCGTGCTGGCCAGCACGGCGCCGACGAACTGTCCCTCGACGAGAGGTGCGTTCGATTGCGGCGTGACTCACGACAGGACCACCGGCATCACCACGATCAGCTGGGCCTCGCGGCCGCAACCCGCACCGCTGGCGGGGTACGACGTCTTCCGAGGCGCGCGGTCGGACGACGGCTCCTCGGGGACGCCCAACCCGCCGGATACCACCCTCGCGACTCTGGCGACGCTGCAGTGCAACATGCCGCAGGTGCTACCGATCGGCAGCAACATGTCGGTCACGAGCTCCCTGGTCCCGGCCGTGAACAACGCCATCTACTACCTGGTCGGACACAGGAACACCACGGGGTCGAAGACGGTGCTCGGCCGCGGCCTCAACAACGCGGTCGAGATCTCCCCGATCAGCTGCCCGTAGCCGGCTGAGCGACGAGAGTATCGAGGGGGTCCTTCGGGACCCCCTCTTTTTGTCTGCCATCGCGTGCGGATAAGATGGCCCCGAGACTCACCCGAACCCCGGTGACGGATGTCGACGGACTCGGTTCCCGCATCGATGAACGCTCCAACCCCGGCGAGGCTCCGCCGCGGTCTCGGCGTCGTCACGCTCGCCGGCACGATCTTCGTGTTCGTGTCGTCGGGGCCGTTCGGCCTGGAGGCGATGGTGCGCGACGGCGGCCCCGGCGCCGCCGCCCTCATGCTCGTCGTCGGACTCCTGTTCTGGGGTCTGTCGCATGCCCTTGTGGCCACCGAGCTGTCGAGCGCCATCCCCGAGGAGGGCGGCTTCTTCCGCTGGGTGGAGATGGCGTTCGGCGGCTTCTGGGGCTTCCAGGCCGCGTTCTGGTACTGGATCAAGATGCTGGCCGACACGGCGATCTACCCGATCCAGTTCGGACAGTATCTGAAGTACTGGTGGCCGGAGCTCGGGTTCTGGGAGGAGCGCCTGGTGCGGGTGGCGCTCGTGTGGCTGTTCGTCGGCATCAACCTGCGCGGCATCAAGGCGGGCGGACGGCTGGCGGTCGGGTTCTCGCTCTTCATCATGGCCCCCTTCGCCGCGTTCGTGCTCCTCGGGGCGCCGCACTTCACACTGCACGCCCTGACACCCCTCGTGGCCCAGGGGAAGGGCACGCTCGAGGGACTCGGTCTCGCGCTGATGCTCGGGATGTGGTGCTACAACACGCTCGATTCGGTCTCGGTCGTCGCGGGGGAAGTGGAGGACCCGACGCGGACCTACGGCCGCGCGTACCTTCTGGCGATCCCGTGCGTGTTCCTCGGATATCTGCTTCCCGTCGTGGTCGCCTCGGCGGTCGATCGCGACTACGCGTCGTGGCCGGACCACCACTTCTCGACCCTGGGCCTCCGGCTCGGGGGGGAGTGGCTCGGCGCCTGGATCGCCCTGGCGGCGCTCTTCGCCAACGTGTCGTTGTTCCATGCCGCTCTCATGGTCAACACCCGCGTGCCGATGGTGCTGGCCGCCGAGCGCCGCTTTCCCGCGGTCTTCTCCGCCGTCGGAAGACGGCACGGCGCGCCCTGGGTGTCGCTCCTGTTCGACGGGGCGGTCTATACGGCGATCGCGCTGGTGACCGACGGATTCGTCGACATCGTCGTCTACAACCAGTGGCTGAACGTCGGAATCTACACGCTGCTCTACATGACCTTCCTGCGCCTCCGGAAGACCCGCCCCGATCTGCCGCGCCGCTTCAAGGTCCCTGGAGGATGGCCCGGCGCCCTGGCGATCTGCGCGGGACCGTTCCTAATCTGCTGGCTGGGGGTGCCGATCGGAGGGCGAAAAATGCTCTGGCTGGGGCTTCTGGGACTCGCGAGCGGTCCTCTGGCCTACTTCGCGCAGCGGGTCTGGCGGCGCCGTTTCCCGGCGCCCGCTACGTCTGCAGCCGCTCCAGGTACCAGGCCTTGAACCTGCCGGCGTGCATCTCCTGGGGCACGTAGACCCCGTGCCGGTGCGCTCTCGAGGCGACCCCCTTCTGCACGAGCTCGCACACGTCCCAGTCCTGGCGCGCGATGCGGTCGATGAACTCGATGGCATCCTGCGGGTCGAAGTCGTCCCGCGCCATGGTGGAGGGCTCGAACAGCCACTCCGTCACGACGAGCGTCCGGGCCGGCGCCAGCGGCCACAGGGCGCGGTACTGCGCGTAGTCGGGGAACAGATTGAGCATCAAGGTGGGATAGATCATCTCGCCGTCGTACTTTCTCTTCTCCTCGTCGTCGAGGCCCGACAGGAACGGCCGCCGGGTCGTTCCGGTCAGCGTGAATGTGCAGGCCCCTTCCCGGAAGTAGGCGACGTCGTCAGACCCGGAAGCATCCACGACACCCCTGCGGTACAGGGGGACGAGGTCACACAGCTCGGGATGCACACCCGGGCAGTGGTAGCACTCCTGATAATTCTCGACCAGGATCTTCCAGTTGCACTCGACCTCGTGCGCGGCGCGCGCCCCGACGCGCAGGGTCGCCAGCGGATAGCGCCGGAGGCGCTCCGGGATCGACCCCAGGTGCTCCGCCAGAGGCGTGGCCCGCTCCCCTTCGAGGTTGATGAACAGGAACCCGCCCCACGCCTCGATCGCGACCGGATGCAGGGAGAATTCTTCCTTGCGGAACCCCTCGCACTCGTGGAGATGGGGCGTGCCGATGAGCCTCCCGTCCAGGGCGTAGGTCCACGCGTGGTATGGGCAGGTCACGGCCCCCTTGAGACGTCCCTCGTCCACATTGCACAGCCGCGCCCCGCGATGCCGGCAGACGTTGTAGAAGGCGCGCGCCCGCCCGTCCCGGTCACGCACGACGATCACGCTCTCGCGTCCGACCGGCACGGTGAAGAAGTCGCCCGGATCCTTGATCCTCTCCTCGCGCCCGGCGCACAGCCAGGAGCGGTAGAAGATCAGCTCCCGTTCGCGCTCCAGGACTTCCAGGTCGCAGTAGGCGGATCCGGGCAGCGTGGCATCGAGCCGCATCTCCCCTCGCGTCATCGTCTCGGCCATCGTCGCTCTCCCTGAAACGCCTGCGGGGCCGCCGTTGCCGCGATGATACTACAGACTCCCCGCCGTCCCTGCGGGGGGGCGCAGATGAAGGTCGGCTCCTGACGTATACTCCACCGCGGGCGGGCCGTTAGCTCAGGCGGTAGAGCATCTGACTTTTAATCAGAGGGTCGCTGGTTCGAGTCCAGCACGGCTCACCATCCCGCTCCCCACGCCGATGGTATCCGCATGCGACGCCCGGGTCATGCCGGAGCGCGCCTCAGGGGGTCTGGTTCGGACACTGGCCGTTCTCGATACCGGGCGCGGGGCAGCCGTACCAGCATCCGATCGCGAAGGGTGCGGCAGGGAAACAGAGATTGAGGTGCGGATCGAGAGGAGTTTCAAGCTGGAGGATGGGGCCGGAGCCGTCGCACGAATAGCAGGCGATGGTGACGCTCGCGGGAGTGATGCCGCCGATGCGACGACCATTGTGATTGCAGCCCATCAGCAGACACAGCGCCATGACGAGAACGCAGCGCTGCGCGAGGTTTTCCGACACGCGCCTCTCCCTTCCTTCACGTCCATATACCCCCGCGCCGCACGGCTGTCAATCGACCCGAGCCGTGATGGGCGGGGATAGGAGCCGGGCGGAATCCGGCCACGCCCGGTCGCGCTGCGCCTCATGCTAGGATACGCCCCCCGGTCGTCCCCATCGTCTAGCCTGGCCCAGGACACCGCCCTTTCAAGGCGGTAACACGGGTTCAAATCCCGTTGGGGACGCCAGACTTACGCGCCCTGCCCCGTTCCAGTGGCCGTTTTAGGGACCAAGCTGCGGCGCCGGAGACGAAGTATTGTCCAGGCGGGTTCTCGTGGTACTAGAATCTCTTTGGATTCCGCAATCTCCGCCTGCAGGCAAATCTGCACCGGCGGCCACCCAGCGGGAGGAGGAACTATGAAGCGCGCATTACGATTCGCGATTCGCGTTCTTGTCCTGGCGGCCGTCATCTCCGGCATCACGATCTTCAGCAGTCTGTCGCCAAAGCCGACGATGCCCTACCTCTCTGCGCTGGCCGACCTGGGAGCAGTCCAGGCGCTGGCGGCGCAGCGTTGCGAATTCCGCGCCTGCTCGAAGGGGCCGGGTGGAGGGCCGAGCTGCAAGAGCTCCGGTTCGCCCTACAACTGCAAGAACGTCGCCGGCGGCTGCCAGCTCAGTCCCTGCTGAAACCTGCGCGCGTCAGAGCGGGCAGTCCCCGGAGAAAGGGATCTCCTCCTGTCCATCGCTTGAATGTCCGTAGGTGGTGTCGCCGCTGGGAAGCCCGAAGGCGCGCACCAGGTAGAAATAGGCCGATCCCAGCGGAGGCAACTCCGGGTCGCTCGGACCGGTCACGTACCACCAGGCTGCCTGCGGGACGTCGTTGGCCAGGCACGACACGCGTCCCAGATCGATGATCGATCCCCCGGAGGACAGCCCCGGAAGATCGCCGCGAATGACATCGTGAGAGACGGCACAGGTGACATGGTTCCAATTCACGCGCGGAGGCGTGTCGGCGCTGATCCAGAGATCCGTGAACGGGATGGGGCACGGGGGCTGCGACACGAGGACCGACTGCGGTGCGATGATCTGACACTCGATGCCGACGTTCGGTCCGTCCACGGCGACGTACTCGCACAGATAGGGATCCATGTTGACAGCACCGCGGTCGTCGAGCAGGTACTGAGGGTTCCCCGTGCAGGGATCCGTCAGGAAATGAGACTCCTGCAGACAGAAGGTCGGCACCCAGGGAAGCTCGACGTATCCCCGGTAGGCGGCCGAAGACACGCCTGACGTCGCGAACAGAAGCGCCAGCAGGAGGGCGAATCGGTGAACGTGTGGAGGCATGGGCTTCTCTCCTTCCTCTTGGGTTCCCGCGGGTGCGGCGCCGAGCGGGGAGAGAATTGACCAACGTCGTTCCATCATTTATACGACCAGGATGCGCTTCGGTCAACCTGCCTTTTACGGGCCGATTTCGAGGAGGGAGGACCCGATGTACGCGATCGCGATCGTGCGATATCGCAAGCCGCTGGACGAGGTTCTCAAGGTCGTCGAGGCCCACCGGGACTACCTGCGGGACTTGAAGAAGAAGGGCTGGCTCCTGGCCTCGGGTCCGCTCGACCCGCGCAACGGCGGTCTGCTGCTCCTGCGTGTTCCTGACGAGCAGGCCCCTTCCCATCTCGACCGGGTGAGGGACGACGATCCCTTCGTCGCGACGGGGACGGCCCAGTACGAGATCTGGCCGTGGCTGCCGAACATCGGCCGGGAGGATCTCGATCGCCTGTGAGTGCCGCGGTCGCAGCG is from Candidatus Dormiibacterota bacterium and encodes:
- a CDS encoding thrombospondin type 3 repeat-containing protein gives rise to the protein MGCSLKRRSLASAVLASALVFGALALVSFATWASRDGSVQARQQNLDPAQYGEMEFAKKVFRPPANERKPGLSPLLAIQPVLTPPHDKRKHMIDTAIGFIDPGAIADLRSKAPLLADTPGRRLGAGKRGEIAPGFDALQISEAALKSRSMDDIASDLKGMGVKVHDLMESRTLLVEIPQGAESAVGAAGFVEAAMPWFAAFRVDPRLGRMPMIQASRARSEDLDVIVVFFGGTSESEARREVEEVAGPGSAAQFAIDGLSYETSVHYSKISRLAHQKRVRYVYERSEFALMNVETPTTAMVGNIKENLPFQKPYQDVGVDGGGSGALLCTQSPTRTCATNNDCTSNTQCVAAGNPTACCTGAGTGTCTGPAPGGVCTLQRYNNDTAAVPPQIVAVTDNGISADSVQFSHTATQVGDITHSMPSAAHRKVHAIQNVQDNGTSCDGTLSGSGTHGNIVAGVIAGDGTSVGFRVTKTTVNIRPKYENLEMDGVARGARILLQDAALPLLCTTNEMIEHGGNVLPGSLLDRLNLAICPKSGGTGTCAGITGGANEVHLHVMPFGTPNFDLLLQNLSDGTYPQEAHDIDQFLVNNRDYMVFAPVGHEGTNQVQKWFSNFNGQQHNQYPDLFDGSVGDNDPNIPRPLQVSPPATAKDLISVGGHFQDVQTQFSSNLEENVLNFTSKGPATAGSLRTAPLVVGVAADVTGFFNAVNTISVAVWRSRDNDNLGPVDAILDDANFGTSFASAEVAGQAALIRDYFAQGFYPTGARVTGDRVPNVSGPLVKAAVVASANFLEFLETEYPNPNDSTLAFTRAFNFASPIGGVTVGVIGNNEQGYGRPVLTSVLPLANWPKGKGIGTPNTIEYPSAGLIVYDEIATGEQGINNTRTVIEHLFKVDSDSTRTVGSSRVVDRGQLRIALAWADPPSAAGSAGALVNDIDLEVVSPGPDGTLDTPDDVVYDGNSYMAGGVKKGQWSLARPPAATDVSDTRNPVEAVHLSADPDGDGNPSDSQLVAGTWRVRVKRGVGGATAGQITVLTGASEDTSNAQCRAAGDPAACCTGLLTGTCTGNGNGRLDPGEDTDGDGFLDAEGQPYGLVIAGPVQGIGTQTIAGTARTFPASTATLDKSLYGCADQVKATIFDPGASAGGVTAGSVFEVVNKNGVVVDTENGFGFSGAGSTFSSAPLPLREGKPAVPGNGILETNGTTSDEPYFVRVRYTDTPRDAQASARISCTPNLLAWRFLIENQDDTQQDFIGGGCDNDQFLDSGENITYSVTFLNSNRDQDFSDVSATLTAGGPGASAIRVLNSPQSIGHLPAGQISGVTFALRVDPAALGAVAVANRVVDLTVTLQSTSGQIQLPRQAYTFRHALNSDNETFHYSTDFPGGGREIRDFNRNLQIDRPDITDPFLGIVNPDEDITFSSMFIPGTAGGLVTNTLGEDLNGNGILDGGEFDVIPNGVLDKGILFSSTGPTPTAAGDKVPWSFDLNSGGWNGFRHPSSRPGPTARSLTWEYVTFGQCGFQSAIRDLVDPNLAGFQNNGAGIWHTGDGDPTTPGTGNNCDTYILAANPATPPSAEFIEDFLVSPIIAKVHQTLDGRNLPYSAEFQRLGFNLNIETFDSLTGGSFNVDNNVDDDTGACLMCQEFDLAYGGIDYQVGFFGATGDFGFDSSQKNATRTFGNTTDPNGSVAANKVDGDETGFRGFVSVPTRTSPMPSAPPDLLPYPLSTAPVIQSCLQQPCRDWDNGANGPVRNVDFTLVGYAGGFVYSVTGQGGPSGAVTPFSVNPGVRWEIGIGFYNVELEGATADYGMGIDDVVFEWDERHPVDEAQFVPPHTPACNRFLNRCTLTGVACTSNAQCTGGVNDTCQLSGSAAGGQCATLSVDRSVLYECNDSLTVTVNDPKRAGVGSVQVLAASNSDARLFSTGVVTALHPHESFTIPEVPANSGLFTGTVTVSQSLNEPGLLYVSTSDTQLIFYYLDPGCDANGNGTTGQTDFDNLDGDGVAFNADNCPFDYNPLQEDGTCTAGTNSGKPCRVAADCGTGGVCLVDGDGIGSICDNCPGNTNVDQKDSDGDGVGDACDLDDIDFDGVVNSLDNCPDVYNPLQTLAQGSTTRGAACNQNGDRDGDGVQDRLDNCVRTANTNQHDADGPDGIGDACDGDCVGAVKTTLATGSCSRSSDIICTTNSQCPVSGVCAENIKNICTSSTQQCTCIKTCSLSAVICTTDTDCHGGAGDLCGVETCERQGITNSGSCGLVNDDLDTDGVPDALDDCPTIPNPAIIPNTNRQADQDNDGVGDACDSPFMVDGDNNGIPDDALSFALLANCGRVALPNIVVEAAMVHDINGDGDAFCDSGEKCRMTIAVRNAGPFPLTDVTLFLATDDSDIQCVSKPSMVVGSLPVGVTLDTSTLPGGLGYFEYTVSASTQTTSSANPARGDFTLSLSSREARGTTRKVGISTLLDLDLPTGAVVTAQPSNRPGVPAGTLVEDFDTDFDGNGKVDLSDGRNLQLNDTFGYTVGSALGGLNSLAGIGCFGYPIPPADNECSIQSDNDMDWHIHCPVGECDAPHVVGSRTDLMRTPPDGVMAFSGRNSLHWGRHVDFSRRLSDTTSFRALAAYTTNPINLTPLPVGTDLLLSFYHIADMMDNSQSNVHTGQSQDYGDVQIRSDRNPDPTPGSGDDWGPWDKLVPFENVYDHTPYVWSQYGNVFYCNLTPTDTGSAPPAPRGVHETMCYPLGVWSHCGNAWGTGSTMSCPGPGVQGSLAPPSGALWVSSKFNLSNYLGARVQIRWIAQGWEFDNSGTSQDYQTYGCGGGSCWQDSLNEDGWWIDDIRITGVITQQVVPVGDIKAPPASTCPVTPAGKCDPTPGDKGLVVALTADDANHNGIYENGESITFSTAGTTNPGGCVDGEVQYRVLKNGALFHDYSGNPTFKDSPTGDATYQVLARCTSNPACTTLTGTSMTIRVYTGDGADIVLASTAPTNCPSTRGAFDCGVTHDRTTGITTISWASRPQPAPLAGYDVFRGARSDDGSSGTPNPPDTTLATLATLQCNMPQVLPIGSNMSVTSSLVPAVNNAIYYLVGHRNTTGSKTVLGRGLNNAVEISPISCP
- a CDS encoding APC family permease, translated to MNAPTPARLRRGLGVVTLAGTIFVFVSSGPFGLEAMVRDGGPGAAALMLVVGLLFWGLSHALVATELSSAIPEEGGFFRWVEMAFGGFWGFQAAFWYWIKMLADTAIYPIQFGQYLKYWWPELGFWEERLVRVALVWLFVGINLRGIKAGGRLAVGFSLFIMAPFAAFVLLGAPHFTLHALTPLVAQGKGTLEGLGLALMLGMWCYNTLDSVSVVAGEVEDPTRTYGRAYLLAIPCVFLGYLLPVVVASAVDRDYASWPDHHFSTLGLRLGGEWLGAWIALAALFANVSLFHAALMVNTRVPMVLAAERRFPAVFSAVGRRHGAPWVSLLFDGAVYTAIALVTDGFVDIVVYNQWLNVGIYTLLYMTFLRLRKTRPDLPRRFKVPGGWPGALAICAGPFLICWLGVPIGGRKMLWLGLLGLASGPLAYFAQRVWRRRFPAPATSAAAPGTRP
- a CDS encoding aromatic ring-hydroxylating dioxygenase subunit alpha, which encodes MAETMTRGEMRLDATLPGSAYCDLEVLERERELIFYRSWLCAGREERIKDPGDFFTVPVGRESVIVVRDRDGRARAFYNVCRHRGARLCNVDEGRLKGAVTCPYHAWTYALDGRLIGTPHLHECEGFRKEEFSLHPVAIEAWGGFLFINLEGERATPLAEHLGSIPERLRRYPLATLRVGARAAHEVECNWKILVENYQECYHCPGVHPELCDLVPLYRRGVVDASGSDDVAYFREGACTFTLTGTTRRPFLSGLDDEEKRKYDGEMIYPTLMLNLFPDYAQYRALWPLAPARTLVVTEWLFEPSTMARDDFDPQDAIEFIDRIARQDWDVCELVQKGVASRAHRHGVYVPQEMHAGRFKAWYLERLQT
- a CDS encoding YciI family protein; this encodes MYAIAIVRYRKPLDEVLKVVEAHRDYLRDLKKKGWLLASGPLDPRNGGLLLLRVPDEQAPSHLDRVRDDDPFVATGTAQYEIWPWLPNIGREDLDRL